One window of the Prochlorococcus marinus XMU1411 genome contains the following:
- a CDS encoding lectin subunit alpha, with amino-acid sequence MDPLDPLTEIINSGQGFSPAIALERIIWAMIGFFFLGAISKSITNSMRSQNWFSRYFLFSYSKNKKFTDDTSSQPSGDEE; translated from the coding sequence TTGGACCCTTTAGACCCTCTTACTGAAATTATTAATTCCGGCCAAGGTTTTTCACCTGCAATTGCTTTAGAAAGAATCATTTGGGCAATGATTGGATTCTTTTTTTTAGGTGCAATTTCAAAGTCAATAACTAATAGTATGCGAAGTCAAAATTGGTTTAGTAGATACTTTTTATTTAGTTATTCTAAAAATAAAAAATTTACAGATGATACATCTTCACAACCTTCTGGAGATGAAGAATAA
- a CDS encoding translation initiation factor IF-2 N-terminal domain-containing protein, which yields MKGLRVLELSEAINIDISDLLAVCAILKIKATSRLSMLSFEECKKITDYYENKN from the coding sequence ATGAAAGGTCTTAGGGTCCTAGAGCTTTCTGAAGCAATTAATATTGATATCTCAGATTTATTAGCTGTTTGTGCGATTCTAAAAATAAAAGCCACATCTAGATTAAGCATGCTTTCATTTGAAGAATGTAAGAAGATAACTGATTATTATGAAAATAAAAATTAG
- the dusB gene encoding tRNA dihydrouridine synthase DusB, with protein sequence MSSNIKLKGRGVNRIITSKVMLSPLAGVTDNIFRRLVRKWAPNSLLFTEMINATSLKKGFGTQKINQIDLEEGPIGVQIFDNRPYAVSEAAKQAEDSGAFLIDINMGCPVKKIAKKGGGSALIKDRKLAIELVKNVVKAVKIPVTVKTRLGWDSKEENIEDFLLKLQDAGATMITLHGRTRKQGFSGKSDWEMIGRLKRLLEIPVIANGDIKNPDDALNCLKKTNADGVMIGRGILGSPWKIGEIDYAIRENKNFKEPNTEEKLYLIIEHLDELIKEKGDHGLLIARKHISWTCKDFKGASNLRNNLVRAVDKNEVKNLINKMIKTLENEKNILV encoded by the coding sequence ATGTCTTCAAATATAAAACTAAAAGGAAGGGGAGTTAATAGGATAATTACGAGTAAAGTCATGCTATCTCCATTAGCAGGAGTTACAGATAACATTTTTAGGCGACTTGTACGTAAATGGGCGCCAAACTCTTTACTTTTTACAGAAATGATAAATGCCACAAGTCTTAAAAAGGGATTTGGAACACAAAAAATCAATCAAATAGATTTAGAAGAAGGTCCAATTGGAGTACAAATATTTGATAATAGGCCATATGCCGTTTCTGAAGCCGCGAAACAAGCTGAGGACTCTGGAGCTTTCTTAATTGATATAAATATGGGATGTCCAGTAAAAAAAATTGCAAAGAAAGGTGGAGGCAGTGCTTTAATTAAAGACCGCAAACTTGCTATAGAATTAGTCAAAAATGTCGTAAAAGCTGTCAAAATTCCAGTCACTGTAAAAACTCGACTCGGATGGGATAGTAAAGAAGAAAATATAGAGGATTTCTTATTAAAGCTTCAGGATGCGGGAGCAACAATGATCACACTTCATGGAAGAACTAGAAAGCAAGGTTTTTCAGGCAAGTCAGATTGGGAAATGATCGGGAGACTTAAGAGGTTATTAGAAATTCCAGTAATTGCTAACGGAGATATCAAAAATCCAGATGACGCTCTTAATTGTTTAAAAAAAACAAATGCTGATGGTGTAATGATTGGACGAGGGATTTTAGGATCACCATGGAAAATAGGAGAAATAGATTATGCCATTAGAGAAAATAAAAACTTTAAAGAACCAAACACTGAAGAAAAACTATATTTAATTATTGAGCATCTTGATGAATTAATAAAAGAAAAAGGAGATCACGGCTTGCTTATTGCCAGAAAACATATCTCATGGACATGTAAAGACTTTAAAGGAGCATCAAATTTGAGAAATAACTTGGTTAGAGCTGTTGATAAAAATGAAGTTAAAAATTTAATAAATAAAATGATTAAAACTTTGGAAAATGAAAAAAATATATTAGTGTAA
- a CDS encoding Nif11 family protein, with translation MSDKDLSNFLKKIEQLNQIAELIKNNPSKKLSLSKCKNHDEVIRLTTEWGFDIGKRWGEY, from the coding sequence ATGTCAGATAAAGATCTAAGTAATTTTCTAAAAAAAATAGAGCAACTTAATCAAATTGCTGAGCTAATAAAAAATAATCCTAGTAAAAAGTTATCCCTTTCAAAATGCAAGAATCATGATGAAGTAATTAGATTAACCACTGAATGGGGTTTTGACATTGGTAAAAGGTGGGGAGAATATTAA
- a CDS encoding DUF2470 domain-containing protein yields MKIISKETSKRVCDHMNNDHIDSVHKYLIHYGKISNFDNAYMEEINNSYIKINYDGQSAIINFKNEISEEEIHSTLVSMIKEIK; encoded by the coding sequence ATGAAAATAATTAGTAAAGAGACAAGTAAAAGAGTTTGTGATCATATGAACAATGATCACATAGATTCAGTTCACAAATATCTTATTCATTATGGAAAGATATCAAACTTTGATAATGCATATATGGAAGAAATTAATAATAGTTATATAAAAATCAATTACGATGGCCAGTCAGCAATTATCAACTTTAAAAATGAAATATCTGAAGAAGAAATTCATTCAACCTTAGTATCAATGATCAAAGAGATTAAATAA
- a CDS encoding DUF1330 domain-containing protein, which yields MTKSYWLKKISIPNADLFLEYIRTVLPWIKSVGGVIVKRDLIQESTSNEWDGGQLGLVIEFESKFAAKKAFYSEVFQKYLQSRDLMELVTISTL from the coding sequence ATGACAAAGAGCTATTGGCTAAAGAAAATTTCAATTCCAAATGCTGATTTATTTCTGGAATATATAAGGACAGTATTACCTTGGATTAAATCTGTGGGAGGAGTAATAGTAAAAAGAGATTTGATACAAGAATCAACCTCAAATGAATGGGACGGAGGGCAGCTTGGATTAGTAATAGAATTCGAATCAAAATTTGCTGCTAAAAAAGCATTTTATTCTGAAGTATTTCAAAAATATTTGCAGTCCAGAGATTTAATGGAACTAGTTACTATAAGTACTCTTTAA
- a CDS encoding restriction endonuclease yields MKIIILIIFIIFLIFIIIRNYQIKKKKIKLNNALNSNLFIQTINNLIEENKYNLLEERIRLREIDAYGNEDYKKWIGNPPLDEKAIEKNILNGSKRFKEGIPYFWEKVILKKFGSMELFFEKWRSYCNENPNIDDEIIGSIRKLETEDWFVFIASQIEKSCLNLIEKNYSSKNKENYKKGIRFENHCMEILKQNGWEVKETPNTGDQGVDLIASINDLRICIQCKDHEKAIGNKAVQEISAGKLFWKGTHAIIVSKSGFTKSAHQLAKSNKVELINEYQLKDLEKFIV; encoded by the coding sequence ATGAAAATTATTATTTTAATTATTTTTATCATTTTTCTAATTTTTATAATCATAAGGAATTATCAAATTAAAAAGAAAAAGATCAAATTAAATAATGCTTTAAATTCCAATTTATTTATTCAAACAATTAATAATTTAATAGAAGAAAACAAATACAATTTGTTAGAGGAAAGGATTAGATTAAGAGAAATAGATGCTTACGGTAACGAGGATTATAAAAAATGGATTGGCAATCCACCCCTTGATGAAAAAGCTATAGAGAAAAATATATTAAATGGCTCTAAGCGATTTAAAGAGGGAATTCCATACTTTTGGGAAAAGGTAATTTTAAAAAAATTTGGAAGTATGGAATTATTTTTCGAAAAGTGGAGATCATATTGTAATGAAAATCCTAATATTGATGATGAGATAATTGGATCTATTAGAAAGCTCGAGACTGAAGATTGGTTTGTGTTCATAGCAAGTCAAATAGAGAAATCATGCTTAAACCTAATAGAAAAAAACTACTCAAGTAAAAACAAGGAAAACTACAAAAAAGGTATTAGATTTGAAAATCATTGTATGGAAATTCTCAAACAAAATGGCTGGGAAGTAAAAGAAACCCCTAATACAGGAGATCAAGGGGTTGACTTAATTGCTTCGATAAATGATTTGAGAATATGTATTCAATGCAAAGATCATGAAAAAGCTATTGGAAATAAAGCAGTTCAGGAAATTTCAGCTGGTAAATTATTTTGGAAAGGTACACATGCAATAATAGTCTCAAAATCAGGCTTTACAAAGTCTGCTCATCAACTAGCAAAATCAAATAAAGTGGAACTAATCAATGAATATCAATTAAAAGATTTAGAAAAGTTTATTGTTTAA
- a CDS encoding glutathione peroxidase, translated as MQVDVQNTTVLSADGSSIKLGKYSGEVILVVNVASYCGNTAQYEDLQKLHDLYSSKGLRILAFPCNDFGKQEPDSLSEIKDFCTTNYGVKFEIYEKVHAKGNTTEPYTTLNKVEPEGDVEWNFEKFLIGKDSKVIARFKPGIKPFDENLIAAIEVALDS; from the coding sequence ATGCAAGTTGACGTGCAAAATACTACAGTTCTTTCTGCAGATGGATCATCCATAAAACTAGGTAAATATTCAGGGGAAGTAATTTTAGTTGTAAATGTAGCTAGCTATTGCGGAAATACTGCTCAGTATGAGGATCTTCAAAAGCTACATGATTTATATTCAAGCAAAGGCCTAAGAATACTTGCATTCCCTTGTAATGATTTCGGAAAACAAGAACCCGATTCTCTTTCAGAAATAAAAGATTTTTGCACAACAAATTATGGAGTTAAATTTGAAATCTACGAAAAAGTTCATGCTAAAGGCAACACCACAGAACCATACACAACCCTTAACAAGGTTGAACCTGAAGGAGATGTTGAATGGAATTTTGAGAAGTTTCTGATAGGAAAAGATAGTAAAGTAATAGCAAGATTCAAACCAGGTATTAAACCGTTTGACGAAAACTTAATAGCAGCTATCGAAGTAGCTTTAGATTCATAA
- a CDS encoding MAPEG family protein encodes MQVAFAWSLCLSVGIVLLSIIPLTIGRLKAGYSVENMSAPRALFDELPSFGKRAVWCHQNCWESISLHAPACLLCLITLTDSNIAIIAALIHPIFRFFYIGAYVFNIPTARGLMWASGVFTTLLLYKEGLTQLI; translated from the coding sequence ATGCAAGTAGCTTTTGCCTGGAGCCTTTGTCTATCAGTAGGAATTGTTTTATTGTCAATTATTCCATTAACTATAGGGAGACTTAAAGCAGGTTATTCTGTTGAAAATATGTCTGCTCCAAGGGCTTTATTCGATGAATTACCTTCATTTGGAAAAAGAGCAGTTTGGTGTCATCAAAATTGTTGGGAAAGTATTTCACTACATGCACCCGCATGTCTTCTTTGTTTGATTACTTTGACTGACTCTAATATTGCAATAATTGCAGCATTGATTCATCCTATTTTTCGTTTTTTTTATATTGGTGCATATGTATTTAATATCCCAACAGCTAGAGGTTTAATGTGGGCCTCAGGAGTTTTTACAACACTTTTACTTTACAAAGAGGGATTAACACAATTGATATAA
- the purT gene encoding formate-dependent phosphoribosylglycinamide formyltransferase, with the protein MKESIFSKKRILLLGSGELGKELVIESKRLGLEVIAIDRYEKAPAMQVADYSRVIDMGDKNILKNVIKEFKPDYVVPEIEALSIEALKELEDEGFNIVPNARTVEITMNRDKIRDLASRDLKIRTAKFDYIFEFDDLEKKADEIGFPFLLKPLMSSSGKGQSLVETKNDLQNAWKQAQSNSRGKVKGVIIEEFIDFDFEFTLLTVRKENGENIFCLPIGHLQSNGDYQCSWQPIEIKESLIIEAKRMTSRILNNLNGAGLYGVEFFIKGSEVIFSELSPRPHDTGMVTLVSQNINEFELHLRAFLNLPIPHIDLIEPSATRVILSNQEYLNPIYEGLNEALEFEKTKVLIFGKPVSRKGRRMGVVLSSNPDINLARKNADEAARKIKVSSK; encoded by the coding sequence ATGAAAGAGTCAATTTTTTCTAAAAAGAGAATTTTATTGCTTGGTAGTGGCGAGCTTGGAAAAGAATTAGTAATAGAATCCAAAAGATTAGGATTAGAAGTTATTGCAATTGATCGATATGAAAAAGCACCTGCAATGCAAGTTGCTGATTATTCAAGAGTAATTGATATGGGAGATAAAAATATTTTAAAAAATGTTATAAAAGAATTTAAACCTGACTATGTTGTCCCAGAAATAGAGGCACTTTCAATTGAGGCCTTAAAAGAACTAGAGGATGAAGGATTCAATATTGTTCCCAACGCCAGAACTGTAGAAATTACAATGAATAGAGATAAGATTAGAGACTTAGCTTCTAGAGATTTAAAAATAAGAACTGCAAAGTTTGATTATATTTTTGAATTTGATGATTTAGAAAAAAAAGCAGATGAAATTGGATTCCCATTTTTACTGAAGCCTTTAATGAGCTCTTCGGGAAAGGGACAGAGTTTGGTTGAAACAAAAAATGATTTACAAAATGCTTGGAAACAGGCACAATCAAATTCAAGAGGAAAGGTTAAAGGTGTAATTATTGAAGAATTTATTGATTTTGATTTTGAATTTACGCTTTTAACTGTAAGAAAAGAAAATGGTGAAAATATTTTTTGTTTACCAATTGGACATCTTCAATCTAATGGTGACTATCAATGTAGTTGGCAACCTATAGAGATCAAAGAGTCCTTAATTATTGAAGCTAAGAGAATGACAAGTAGAATATTAAATAACCTTAATGGAGCTGGATTATACGGAGTAGAGTTTTTTATAAAAGGAAGTGAGGTTATATTTTCAGAATTATCACCAAGACCACACGACACAGGTATGGTTACATTAGTTAGTCAAAATATTAATGAATTTGAATTACATTTAAGGGCTTTTTTAAATTTACCAATACCGCATATAGATCTAATAGAACCCTCTGCAACTAGAGTTATACTCTCTAACCAAGAGTATCTAAATCCTATTTATGAGGGTCTTAATGAAGCATTAGAATTTGAAAAGACTAAAGTACTCATATTTGGTAAACCAGTTTCTAGAAAAGGTAGAAGAATGGGTGTTGTTCTCTCTTCAAATCCTGACATTAATTTGGCTAGAAAAAATGCAGATGAAGCTGCTCGTAAAATAAAAGTCAGTTCTAAATAA
- a CDS encoding acyl-CoA thioesterase, which produces MNSKPIWKIEKIVLPQHADHAGVMWHGTYFNWLEESRINALLEVGTSYFELTKKGFDLPLINTSIKYKSPLLLGEKITIESKFNIEKSPRINVISKFLNKRKEILTIAEVNLVLINKRNFSIIRKRPDFLSEAFIKLNG; this is translated from the coding sequence ATGAACTCAAAACCAATTTGGAAAATAGAAAAAATTGTTTTACCTCAACATGCCGACCATGCAGGAGTAATGTGGCACGGTACCTATTTTAATTGGCTTGAAGAAAGCCGAATAAATGCACTCTTAGAAGTAGGTACAAGTTATTTTGAACTAACTAAAAAAGGCTTTGATTTGCCTTTAATCAATACTTCAATAAAATATAAATCCCCTTTATTACTTGGTGAAAAAATAACAATAGAAAGCAAATTCAATATTGAAAAAAGTCCACGGATTAATGTAATTTCAAAATTTCTTAATAAGAGAAAAGAAATCTTAACGATTGCTGAAGTCAATTTAGTCTTAATAAATAAAAGAAATTTTTCTATAATAAGAAAAAGGCCAGATTTCCTATCGGAAGCATTTATTAAATTAAACGGTTGA
- the pepN gene encoding aminopeptidase N has protein sequence MNNPKNQKSFSKYIKLEDYKVFDYEIPEIFLDFVIKKNAVNVTTKLKLVKKNKKTRNLILDGKDILINKIFIDDLLLEEKYYKQQKNNLKIKNINKDNFLLKIEGIIKPKENTSLLGMYESNGIITTQCEAEGFRRISFHSDRPDILSKYTVRIEADKNDYPVLLSNGNVVKENNLPDNRHEIIWEDPYPKPSYLFALVAGKLNCVKDNFITKSNKKVKINIYVEYGDEQYVQHAISSLKKSMRWDEDKFNLEYDLSLFNIVAIRHFNMGAMENKSLNIFNSKLILANSETTTDEELERIEGVIAHEYFHNWTGNRVTCRDWFQLSLKEGLTVFRDQQFTADLHSHEIKRLEDAKFLRRNQFREDSGPTSHPVMPEKYQEIDNFYTTTIYEKGAEIIRMLNKLVKDENFYKGFSNYIAIYDGKAATIDQFVDKILEENKEIDPKEFKVWYKQNGTPKVKFKRIWDQTDEKLTIQASQSNPTRKNPYNDLPLIIPIKLAIFCGENKKIEKTVVLKTKKQEFIFRNVSSHLQIPLVTYFREFSSPVDWESDTTLDEKFLILKYEKDFFTLFNTIKLFYKKIILCRLDEKPDHKIENKLISTLISFIKNKDINLSLLSELLSIPTFAEIESEMENIDPLKIYKTIDELNHLFGTKLKEELYFKLQEIEKNLDKVWPEGKNERKLIETIWKLLLHSDDGEIKCKITNYVDSNSMTLAKAALNSFSRINCPERKIISNIFFNKWKNNSLVLDSWFSFNASIEIDETTKSIEKLFENKFFDAKSPNTLRAILNTFVTRNSTFHAMDGSGYKYIAKKIIDFDKLNPIVISRFVKVFSRYNYYSEPYKSNMIETIKQIKKNKLSTNTKEVLDAIIE, from the coding sequence TTTTTCTAAATATATAAAACTTGAAGACTACAAAGTTTTTGATTATGAAATTCCAGAAATTTTTTTGGACTTCGTAATTAAGAAAAATGCTGTTAATGTTACGACAAAACTAAAATTAGTAAAAAAAAATAAAAAAACCAGAAATCTTATTCTTGATGGTAAGGATATATTAATAAATAAAATATTTATAGATGACTTACTACTAGAAGAGAAATACTACAAACAGCAAAAAAATAACTTAAAAATTAAAAATATAAATAAAGATAATTTTTTATTAAAAATAGAAGGAATAATTAAACCGAAGGAAAATACATCCCTTTTAGGAATGTATGAAAGCAATGGAATTATAACTACGCAATGCGAGGCAGAGGGATTTAGAAGAATAAGTTTTCACTCTGATAGGCCTGATATTCTAAGCAAATACACGGTGAGAATTGAGGCAGACAAGAATGATTATCCTGTCTTACTCTCAAATGGTAACGTCGTAAAAGAAAATAATCTTCCAGATAATAGACATGAAATAATTTGGGAAGACCCATATCCGAAACCCTCATATCTATTTGCATTGGTAGCAGGCAAACTTAATTGTGTAAAAGACAATTTCATAACAAAATCAAATAAAAAAGTAAAAATAAATATTTATGTTGAATATGGCGATGAACAATATGTTCAACATGCAATAAGTTCCTTAAAGAAATCCATGAGATGGGACGAGGATAAATTTAACCTTGAATACGATTTGTCATTGTTCAATATAGTCGCAATAAGGCACTTTAATATGGGAGCCATGGAAAATAAAAGTCTCAATATTTTCAACTCAAAATTAATACTCGCTAATTCTGAAACAACAACTGATGAAGAATTAGAGAGAATAGAAGGAGTGATTGCCCATGAATACTTCCATAATTGGACAGGTAATAGAGTTACTTGTAGGGATTGGTTTCAATTATCTCTAAAAGAGGGTTTAACAGTATTCAGAGATCAACAATTCACTGCAGACCTTCATAGTCATGAAATCAAGAGGCTTGAGGATGCAAAATTTCTTAGAAGAAATCAATTTAGAGAAGATTCAGGTCCAACATCGCATCCTGTAATGCCAGAAAAATATCAAGAAATAGACAATTTCTATACCACCACGATATACGAAAAGGGGGCAGAAATAATTAGAATGCTTAATAAGCTTGTAAAAGATGAAAATTTCTATAAAGGATTTAGTAATTACATCGCAATATATGATGGGAAGGCTGCAACAATAGACCAATTTGTCGATAAAATTTTAGAGGAAAATAAAGAAATCGATCCTAAAGAATTTAAAGTTTGGTATAAGCAAAATGGCACACCAAAAGTTAAATTCAAGAGAATCTGGGATCAAACAGACGAAAAACTTACCATTCAGGCCTCACAAAGTAATCCAACAAGGAAAAACCCATATAATGATTTACCTCTAATAATTCCTATAAAACTGGCTATATTTTGCGGTGAAAATAAAAAAATTGAAAAAACAGTTGTTTTAAAAACAAAAAAACAAGAATTTATTTTTAGGAATGTAAGTTCTCACCTCCAAATCCCTTTAGTAACTTATTTTCGCGAATTTTCTTCACCAGTAGATTGGGAATCAGACACTACCTTGGATGAAAAATTTTTAATCTTAAAATATGAAAAAGATTTTTTTACACTATTCAATACTATAAAATTATTTTATAAAAAAATTATTTTATGCAGATTAGATGAAAAACCAGATCATAAAATTGAAAATAAATTAATAAGCACCTTAATATCATTCATAAAAAATAAAGATATTAATTTATCTCTTTTATCAGAATTACTTAGTATTCCGACGTTTGCTGAAATCGAATCTGAGATGGAAAATATAGACCCTTTAAAAATATATAAAACTATTGACGAATTAAATCATTTATTCGGTACCAAATTAAAAGAAGAATTATATTTTAAGCTCCAAGAAATAGAGAAAAATCTAGATAAAGTTTGGCCAGAAGGTAAAAATGAAAGAAAACTAATCGAAACTATTTGGAAACTACTCTTGCATAGTGATGATGGGGAAATTAAATGCAAAATAACTAATTATGTTGATAGTAATTCGATGACGCTAGCAAAAGCTGCATTGAATTCTTTCAGTAGGATTAATTGTCCTGAAAGAAAAATTATTTCAAATATATTCTTCAATAAATGGAAAAATAATAGTTTAGTTTTGGATAGTTGGTTCTCATTCAATGCATCTATAGAAATTGATGAAACAACAAAAAGCATTGAAAAATTATTTGAAAATAAGTTTTTTGATGCAAAATCACCAAACACTTTAAGAGCTATATTAAATACTTTCGTAACAAGAAATAGTACTTTTCATGCTATGGATGGTTCTGGTTATAAATATATTGCAAAAAAGATAATTGACTTTGATAAATTAAATCCAATCGTAATTTCCCGTTTTGTTAAAGTATTTAGTAGATATAATTATTATTCAGAACCTTACAAAAGCAATATGATAGAAACAATAAAGCAGATAAAAAAAAATAAACTATCAACAAATACTAAAGAAGTATTAGATGCAATAATAGAGTGA
- a CDS encoding PAP/fibrillin family protein yields the protein MYSEDDLLNLLLKSPNSESISTIAKQLEIGHNFSFSKNRNDLKGVWELRWSSSNSSFLKYSPFIDNLQILDPFNLNGLNLLKPRGIRSIIGTGILISLYYINEKRIGVKFTHAGVIGPKFGRKNIKAMKEINNEQLGWLEITYLSNNLRICRGDKGTLFVLRKINSPTLFNNFKEFIKIY from the coding sequence ATGTATTCCGAAGATGATTTATTAAATTTACTTCTTAAATCTCCAAATTCAGAGAGTATAAGTACTATTGCCAAACAACTTGAAATTGGTCATAATTTTTCCTTCAGCAAAAATAGAAATGATTTAAAGGGCGTCTGGGAGCTTCGGTGGAGTAGTTCTAATAGTTCTTTTTTAAAATATTCGCCTTTTATTGATAACCTTCAAATTCTTGATCCTTTTAATTTGAATGGTCTTAATCTACTTAAACCGAGAGGAATAAGATCAATTATTGGTACTGGTATTTTAATAAGTCTTTATTATATAAATGAAAAAAGAATTGGGGTAAAATTTACACATGCTGGTGTTATAGGGCCTAAGTTTGGAAGAAAAAATATAAAAGCTATGAAAGAAATAAATAATGAACAATTAGGGTGGTTAGAGATAACTTATTTAAGTAATAATCTTAGAATTTGCAGAGGTGATAAAGGAACTTTATTTGTTTTAAGAAAAATAAATTCTCCGACTTTATTCAATAATTTTAAAGAATTTATTAAAATCTATTAA
- a CDS encoding virion host shutoff protein, with product MKNFYKFLKSFLFISLWLILSSFLTQYWNTFHWEYIYLNFRIIFDKEFWFVVEKILLGFDIGYWLEEALKFLSYEIPKESFKYFPIYFVLKSIWIKN from the coding sequence ATGAAAAATTTTTATAAGTTTCTTAAAAGTTTTCTATTTATATCACTTTGGCTTATTTTATCCTCATTTTTAACCCAATATTGGAATACCTTTCATTGGGAATATATTTACTTAAACTTCAGAATTATATTTGATAAAGAATTTTGGTTTGTTGTAGAAAAAATTCTTTTAGGATTTGATATTGGTTACTGGTTAGAAGAAGCACTGAAATTCTTAAGTTATGAAATACCTAAAGAATCTTTTAAATATTTTCCAATTTATTTCGTATTAAAGTCTATTTGGATAAAGAATTAA